From Deferribacter autotrophicus, the proteins below share one genomic window:
- the galE gene encoding UDP-glucose 4-epimerase GalE translates to MAEILVTGGAGYIGSHVVKQLIEETDHRVHIIDNLSTGFIETIKRLEEIAAGKNKQIKFTKLDLSHWDKVDNFIKENNFDAVIHFAAALIVPESVENPLKYYLNNTANTAHLIKCCVENKVNKFIFSSTAAVYGEPDKKSIPIDEDCPTNPINPYGMSKRMSEIVLKDAAKAHSNFNYVILRYFNVAGADPLGRIGQSTKNATHLIKVAAETALGKRKKMYIFGDDYETRDGTCIRDYIHVDDLAKSHLLAYEYLKNGHSSDVFNCGYGYGFTVKEVIDTMKKVSGVDFDVEIVGRRAGDPAELVADNKKIKTILNFKPVYDDLEFICKTALEWEKKLT, encoded by the coding sequence ATGGCTGAAATTTTGGTTACTGGGGGAGCGGGATATATTGGTTCTCATGTGGTAAAACAGTTGATTGAAGAAACGGATCACAGGGTACATATTATTGACAATTTATCTACCGGTTTTATTGAAACAATAAAGAGGTTAGAAGAGATTGCAGCAGGAAAAAATAAGCAGATTAAATTTACAAAGCTTGATCTCTCTCATTGGGATAAAGTTGATAATTTTATTAAAGAGAATAATTTTGATGCAGTAATACATTTTGCGGCAGCACTAATTGTGCCTGAATCAGTGGAAAATCCATTAAAGTATTATCTTAACAATACAGCAAATACAGCTCACCTTATAAAATGTTGCGTGGAAAACAAGGTAAATAAATTTATATTCAGTTCCACCGCAGCAGTTTATGGTGAGCCAGACAAAAAATCTATCCCAATTGATGAAGATTGTCCTACAAATCCTATTAATCCTTATGGAATGAGCAAAAGAATGAGTGAAATAGTTTTAAAAGATGCAGCTAAAGCACATTCTAATTTTAATTATGTTATTTTGAGATATTTTAATGTGGCTGGTGCTGATCCATTGGGAAGAATTGGACAATCTACGAAAAATGCAACTCATCTAATCAAAGTAGCCGCAGAAACTGCTTTGGGTAAAAGAAAAAAAATGTATATTTTTGGTGATGATTATGAAACAAGGGATGGAACTTGTATCAGAGACTATATACATGTAGATGATCTTGCAAAATCACATCTTTTGGCATATGAATATTTAAAAAATGGTCACAGCAGTGATGTTTTTAACTGTGGATATGGTTATGGATTCACTGTAAAAGAGGTTATTGATACAATGAAGAAGGTGAGTGGCGTAGACTTTGATGTGGAAATTGTAGGAAGAAGAGCAGGGGATCCAGCAGAACTTGTGGCTGATAATAAGAAAATTAAAACAATTCTTAATTTTAAGCCAGTATACGATGATTTAGAATTTATTTGTAAAACTGCATTGGAGTGGGAAAAAAAATTGACTTAA
- a CDS encoding ATP-binding protein — protein sequence MFINSIVAGNTVYPILLLINISLLLFLGFIQLFFTRYDILIFDKTVNRYYFLLLCIGFALYKFAFFISPIFERYYFIVILSIVILSIVLFIYQKNSVNEKLCFLYLLMLVFLPPFLYFKSKIYLSISLIVFVILQIYLPRNYALKRKFKFVLLLPAYVFLDALFNINPSIYYLAPQFLLIFIFTYYYIKYLTKIKDVKIYYFLYITIYLLFTIGFISLINHELNNFKTKEKEKLRLKILNTFSLIEKEKETLFSISKMLISNSNSNSNNFNLKELIKTRHLFKLDFIGSISLRNKNFIYSGNPKIIDNIMQDNIINSLKDNIRDYFLFNSNGDIYIAAINKHILNNNVQNIVILIKKLKITQLYTSEIDPELLIYYKNALLNSTFTTKVKFISKNLLEINGKIYEFIKQESNDIKIVGMINYKLILNCLYQLYSYYAIFSLILIIALIYLGYSGLQKLYSEIESKEKILQNIINSVNDLIFYTDKQGNLLLANKFFYEFFQLSPDKQNINIFSLLDYKESSDLLKNDFNGKINIKEIKLKDNEGNNRYFSFYKIPVTNIFGEIYALIFYGKDFTLLKNYEFEIIRKEKFELISTLVSGLVHDLNNMINALLMHIYVLKTKESNEEKINYLKSMEEICQNINKLNKQMLSISKDEILQKKEIDLNSFIQNKTKLILVGKHVKVHFLLPEEKIKIMADEIQLTQVLSNLLINAIEAMNDNGNIYINVKKFSFTNKQILHQCVLEKGDYVEISITDEGKGIDEKIINKIFDPFFTTKKKGNGLGLAMTYRIIKNHNGCIAVKSEINKGTTFYIYLPLK from the coding sequence ATGTTTATCAATTCAATAGTTGCTGGCAATACAGTCTACCCTATTTTATTATTAATTAATATTAGCTTGCTTTTGTTTTTAGGTTTTATACAACTATTTTTCACAAGATACGATATTTTAATATTTGATAAAACTGTAAATCGCTACTACTTTCTACTTCTATGTATCGGATTTGCTTTATACAAATTTGCATTTTTCATCTCTCCGATTTTTGAACGTTACTATTTCATAGTTATTTTATCGATAGTTATACTTTCTATAGTATTATTTATTTATCAGAAAAATAGTGTGAATGAAAAACTATGTTTTCTTTACCTTCTTATGCTTGTTTTTCTGCCACCATTTTTATATTTCAAATCAAAAATTTATTTATCTATTTCTCTTATTGTTTTTGTAATTTTACAAATATATTTACCAAGAAATTACGCTCTTAAAAGAAAATTTAAATTTGTTTTACTGTTACCTGCTTATGTATTTTTGGATGCCTTATTTAATATAAATCCATCGATATATTATCTTGCCCCTCAATTCTTACTTATTTTTATATTTACATACTATTACATCAAATACCTCACAAAGATTAAAGATGTAAAAATTTACTATTTTTTGTATATTACCATTTATTTACTGTTCACAATTGGTTTTATTTCACTAATAAATCATGAACTAAATAATTTTAAAACAAAAGAAAAAGAAAAACTACGGTTAAAAATATTAAATACTTTTTCATTAATTGAGAAAGAAAAAGAAACCTTATTCTCAATATCTAAAATGCTTATTAGTAATAGTAATAGTAATAGTAATAACTTTAATTTGAAAGAATTGATAAAAACAAGGCATCTATTTAAACTCGATTTTATTGGTTCAATTTCTCTGAGAAATAAAAATTTTATTTATTCAGGGAATCCAAAAATTATTGATAATATTATGCAAGATAATATTATCAATTCATTAAAAGACAATATCCGAGATTATTTTTTGTTTAATTCTAATGGCGACATTTATATAGCTGCAATAAACAAACATATACTAAATAACAATGTTCAAAATATAGTGATTTTAATAAAAAAACTTAAAATAACTCAATTATATACATCAGAAATTGATCCTGAACTACTCATCTACTATAAAAATGCACTTTTAAATTCAACGTTCACAACAAAAGTTAAATTTATTTCCAAAAACCTATTAGAAATTAATGGTAAAATATATGAATTTATTAAACAAGAAAGTAATGATATCAAAATTGTAGGAATGATAAACTATAAACTTATTTTAAACTGTCTATATCAATTATATTCATACTATGCCATTTTTTCTCTAATATTAATTATAGCACTGATCTACTTAGGATATTCTGGATTACAAAAACTTTATTCTGAAATTGAGTCAAAAGAAAAAATATTACAAAACATTATTAATTCGGTAAATGATTTAATTTTTTATACGGACAAACAAGGCAATTTACTGCTTGCAAACAAGTTTTTTTATGAATTTTTTCAATTATCTCCAGACAAGCAAAATATAAACATATTTTCGTTGTTAGATTATAAAGAGTCTTCTGATTTATTAAAAAATGATTTTAACGGTAAAATAAATATAAAAGAAATAAAGTTAAAAGATAACGAAGGCAACAATAGATATTTTAGCTTTTACAAAATTCCAGTTACAAACATTTTTGGAGAAATTTACGCACTTATTTTTTATGGAAAGGATTTCACCCTTTTAAAAAATTATGAATTTGAAATAATAAGGAAAGAAAAGTTTGAATTGATTTCTACATTAGTTTCAGGATTAGTTCATGATCTTAATAACATGATAAACGCATTATTAATGCATATCTACGTTTTAAAAACAAAGGAATCAAATGAGGAAAAAATAAATTATCTTAAGAGTATGGAAGAAATCTGTCAGAATATTAACAAGCTGAATAAACAGATGCTGTCCATTTCAAAAGATGAAATATTGCAAAAAAAAGAAATTGATTTAAATAGCTTTATCCAAAATAAGACAAAACTGATTCTAGTTGGTAAACATGTAAAAGTACATTTTTTACTGCCCGAAGAAAAAATTAAAATTATGGCAGATGAAATTCAATTGACCCAGGTTTTAAGCAATCTTTTAATAAACGCTATTGAAGCAATGAATGATAATGGTAACATTTATATTAACGTTAAAAAATTTTCATTTACTAACAAACAAATCTTGCACCAGTGTGTTTTAGAAAAAGGAGATTATGTTGAAATCTCAATAACTGATGAAGGAAAAGGAATTGATGAAAAAATAATAAATAAAATTTTTGACCCTTTTTTTACTACTAAGAAAAAAGGAAATGGGCTTGGGCTTGCTATGACCTACAGGATAATCAAAAATCACAATGGTTGTATAGCTGTGAAATCAGAAATCAACAAAGGCACCACTTTCTATATTTATCTACCGCTTAAATAA